The Styela clava chromosome 2, kaStyClav1.hap1.2, whole genome shotgun sequence genome contains a region encoding:
- the LOC144411666 gene encoding uncharacterized protein LOC144411666 isoform X1 has protein sequence MKIRFQLLLAITIVVLALNCNVAQASSRRMPAHFYGACSARLMDTLHTICGRGGISLLRNAYLMRRYRPRRFRRNGAMLRRGRRDVQITSDFQPTKPLSFSDARWLLFSNESPLTSLIHTAHDMHKERKVKRRVRRQISQECCENACDHEIIRRKYCNFRYG, from the exons ATGAAGATTCGATTTCAACTACTTCTTGCTATCACGATTGTCGTACTAGCTCTCAATTGTAATGTTGCACAAGCTAGTTCTCGGCGCATGCCAGCGCATTTTTATGGAGCTTGTTCGGCCCGACTTATGGACACTTTACACACGATTTGTGGACGCGGCGGAATTAGCCTGCTGAGAAATGCATACCTTATGAGACGCTACAGACCTAGGAGATTTCGTCGAAATGGTGCGATGC TACGACGAGGTCGCAGAGATGTTCAAATTACTAGCGATTTTCAACCGACAAAACCTCTTTCATTTAGCGATGCTAGATGGCTCTTATTCAGCAACGAATCTCCACTCACATCACTTATACA CACTGCACATGACATGCACAAAGAAAGAAAAGTAAAAAGACGAGTTCGTCGTCAGATCTCACAAGAATGTTGCGAAAATGCGTGCGACCATGAAATAATTCGaagaaaatattgcaattttcGTTACGGTTAA
- the LOC144411666 gene encoding uncharacterized protein LOC144411666 isoform X2 — protein sequence MKIRFQLLLAITIVVLALNCNVAQASSRRMPAHFYGACSARLMDTLHTICGRGGISLLRNAYLMRRYRPRRFRRNVRRGRRDVQITSDFQPTKPLSFSDARWLLFSNESPLTSLIHTAHDMHKERKVKRRVRRQISQECCENACDHEIIRRKYCNFRYG from the exons ATGAAGATTCGATTTCAACTACTTCTTGCTATCACGATTGTCGTACTAGCTCTCAATTGTAATGTTGCACAAGCTAGTTCTCGGCGCATGCCAGCGCATTTTTATGGAGCTTGTTCGGCCCGACTTATGGACACTTTACACACGATTTGTGGACGCGGCGGAATTAGCCTGCTGAGAAATGCATACCTTATGAGACGCTACAGACCTAGGAGATTTCGTCGAAATG TACGACGAGGTCGCAGAGATGTTCAAATTACTAGCGATTTTCAACCGACAAAACCTCTTTCATTTAGCGATGCTAGATGGCTCTTATTCAGCAACGAATCTCCACTCACATCACTTATACA CACTGCACATGACATGCACAAAGAAAGAAAAGTAAAAAGACGAGTTCGTCGTCAGATCTCACAAGAATGTTGCGAAAATGCGTGCGACCATGAAATAATTCGaagaaaatattgcaattttcGTTACGGTTAA